One window from the genome of Peptostreptococcaceae bacterium encodes:
- a CDS encoding cyclodeaminase/cyclohydrolase family protein — protein sequence MELTQKTCKEFAEILASKQAVPGGGGAAALTGALGVALASMVANFSIGKKKFIGVEEKHKEILERGEELRERLLSLIDEDAENFFPLSEAYGIKAETDEEKEAKQKKLQSALKVACSAPVKMVEAIYESILVHQELVDISSKIIISDVGVGVQCLKAALYGAQLNVMINVNSINDEEYAAETRKHIDAIVEVGAKVADEVYEKVLKTMNR from the coding sequence ATGGAACTCACACAAAAGACCTGTAAAGAATTTGCAGAAATCCTCGCATCAAAACAAGCCGTCCCCGGAGGCGGCGGAGCAGCAGCCCTTACGGGAGCACTCGGAGTCGCCCTTGCAAGCATGGTTGCAAACTTTTCAATAGGTAAGAAGAAATTCATCGGCGTAGAAGAAAAACACAAAGAAATACTAGAGCGGGGAGAAGAACTTAGAGAAAGGCTCCTTAGCCTAATAGACGAAGACGCCGAAAACTTCTTTCCGCTTTCCGAAGCCTATGGAATAAAAGCCGAAACAGATGAGGAAAAAGAAGCAAAACAGAAAAAACTTCAAAGCGCACTCAAAGTAGCCTGTAGCGCGCCCGTAAAGATGGTCGAGGCCATATACGAGTCCATACTTGTCCACCAGGAGCTTGTTGACATTTCTTCTAAGATAATAATAAGCGATGTTGGAGTGGGTGTTCAGTGCCTAAAGGCAGCGCTCTATGGAGCGCAATTGAACGTGATGATAAACGTAAACTCCATAAATGATGAGGAATATGCCGCAGAAACAAGGAAGCATATAGATGCGATTGTAGAAGTGGGAGCGAAAGTGGCAGACGAGGTCTATGAAAAAGTATTGAAGACAATGAATAGATAG